One window of Streptomyces sp. SUK 48 genomic DNA carries:
- a CDS encoding pyridoxamine 5'-phosphate oxidase family protein — protein MLQNDGFRALDRETCLRLLAGVPVGRVVYTRQALPAVLPVNFCLDADSAVLLRTSAGSDLVRAIDGAVVAFEADEFDAATRSGWSVVVTGRAVLVPGTDGHELPDGPDSWMPVRDDVLVRIDSEVVTGRELTGA, from the coding sequence GTGCTCCAGAACGACGGCTTTCGCGCGCTCGACCGGGAGACCTGCCTGCGCCTGCTGGCCGGGGTGCCGGTCGGCCGGGTCGTGTACACCAGGCAGGCCCTCCCCGCGGTCCTCCCGGTCAACTTCTGCCTCGACGCGGACTCCGCCGTGCTGCTGCGCACCTCGGCGGGCTCGGACCTCGTGCGCGCCATCGACGGTGCCGTGGTCGCCTTCGAGGCGGACGAGTTCGACGCGGCGACCCGCTCCGGCTGGAGCGTGGTGGTGACCGGCCGCGCCGTGCTGGTGCCCGGCACCGACGGCCATGAGCTCCCCGACGGGCCGGACTCCTGGATGCCGGTCCGCGACGACGTGCTCGTGCGGATCGACTCCGAGGTGGTCACGGGGCGTGAGCTGACCGGTGCGTGA